In Collimonas arenae, a single genomic region encodes these proteins:
- a CDS encoding substrate-binding domain-containing protein, which produces MFKVKIKPHWEISRDADQSLDTAVLLSLLTAIQETGSIANAAKQIGSSYRHAWGLLREAEKMFGHPLIQTGRGRGSELLPLAEKLIWADRRIAARLSPTLESLASELEGELSKAVSVQPQVIRLNASHGFAVAALLNQLNERQLPVELRYRNSADAVAALAREECDLAGFHVPLGEFEEAAVASYSHWLDKQKHCLIHLAVRNQGLMVAPCNPKHIVSLADLSRDGVLFVNRQPGSGTRMLLELMLSRHNLSPTAIDGFETAEFTHSAIAAFIASGMADVGFGVQTAAERFGLDFIPLIRERYFFAVPISAMKDPLMQQVIGILQSDSFRNIVNQLHGYDGNATGEILSLSKAFNSLR; this is translated from the coding sequence ATGTTTAAAGTCAAAATCAAACCACATTGGGAAATTTCACGCGACGCCGACCAGTCGCTGGATACCGCTGTGCTTTTGTCATTACTGACTGCCATCCAGGAGACCGGCTCCATCGCCAATGCCGCCAAGCAGATCGGCAGCTCTTATCGTCACGCCTGGGGCTTGCTGCGAGAAGCCGAGAAGATGTTCGGCCATCCCTTGATACAGACCGGGCGCGGCCGTGGCAGCGAATTGCTGCCGCTGGCGGAAAAGCTGATCTGGGCCGACAGGCGCATCGCGGCGCGGCTTTCGCCGACGCTGGAAAGCCTGGCGTCTGAACTTGAAGGCGAACTGAGCAAGGCAGTCAGCGTGCAGCCGCAAGTGATACGCCTCAACGCCAGCCATGGCTTTGCGGTCGCTGCGCTGCTAAACCAGTTGAATGAGCGGCAATTGCCGGTGGAACTGCGCTATCGCAACAGCGCCGATGCGGTAGCTGCGCTGGCGCGCGAGGAATGCGACCTGGCCGGTTTCCATGTGCCTCTGGGCGAATTTGAAGAGGCTGCGGTGGCCAGCTATAGCCATTGGCTGGACAAACAGAAGCATTGCCTGATCCACCTGGCGGTGCGCAACCAGGGCTTGATGGTCGCTCCCTGCAATCCCAAGCATATTGTCAGCCTGGCCGACCTCAGCCGCGACGGCGTGCTGTTCGTCAATCGCCAACCTGGTTCCGGCACCCGCATGCTGCTGGAGCTGATGCTATCCCGGCACAACTTGTCGCCCACCGCCATCGATGGTTTCGAGACCGCCGAATTCACCCACTCTGCGATCGCAGCCTTTATCGCCAGCGGCATGGCCGATGTCGGCTTCGGCGTCCAAACCGCCGCTGAACGCTTCGGCCTGGACTTCATCCCGCTGATCCGTGAACGCTATTTTTTTGCCGTGCCCATCAGCGCCATGAAGGACCCGCTGATGCAGCAAGTCATTGGCATCCTGCAATCAGACTCGTTTCGCAACATCGTCAATCAGCTGCACGGCTACGACGGCAACGCCACCGGCGAAATCCTCTCGCTCAGCAAGGCATTCAACAGCTTGCGCTAA
- a CDS encoding basic amino acid ABC transporter substrate-binding protein, translating to MKKILSRYLPLCTLALGLIAVGACSKKEEAPAASAAAKQSLYVVGVESAYAPFSAENEKKEVVGFDIDVMKAIAAKTGIEVKFIPTPFEGFFNFLAQGDRDLLISAITITDERKQTVDFSTPYFEASQLIAVPQSNTSVKQFSDLKTLKIGVQSATTGDEVVQNLVGKNNPSIKRFDSTPLALKELEGGGVDAVVADDAVVKNYITNNPSASFRVVSDAGFPKEYYGIAVRKGNTELLNKINRGLADIKADGSFTKINEKYFGNAK from the coding sequence ATGAAAAAAATCTTAAGCCGCTATTTGCCGCTGTGCACGCTGGCCTTGGGCCTGATAGCTGTCGGCGCCTGCAGCAAGAAAGAAGAAGCGCCTGCTGCCAGCGCCGCAGCCAAGCAAAGCCTGTATGTGGTTGGCGTGGAATCGGCGTATGCGCCGTTTTCTGCTGAAAACGAAAAGAAGGAAGTGGTCGGTTTCGATATCGACGTGATGAAAGCAATTGCGGCTAAAACCGGCATCGAGGTGAAGTTCATCCCCACGCCGTTTGAAGGTTTTTTCAACTTCCTTGCCCAGGGCGATCGCGACCTGCTGATTTCCGCCATTACGATTACCGATGAGCGCAAGCAGACCGTAGATTTCTCGACACCGTATTTCGAAGCCAGCCAACTGATCGCTGTGCCGCAAAGTAATACGTCGGTGAAGCAGTTCTCGGATCTGAAGACCTTGAAAATCGGCGTGCAAAGCGCCACCACCGGCGACGAAGTGGTGCAAAACCTGGTGGGCAAGAATAATCCGAGCATCAAGCGCTTCGATTCAACCCCACTGGCCTTGAAAGAGCTGGAAGGCGGCGGCGTGGACGCCGTGGTGGCGGATGACGCCGTGGTAAAAAATTACATTACCAACAACCCTTCCGCCAGCTTCCGCGTCGTTTCCGATGCCGGTTTTCCGAAGGAATACTATGGAATTGCGGTCCGCAAAGGCAATACCGAGTTGCTGAACAAAATCAACCGGGGTCTGGCCGACATCAAGGCCGACGGCAGTTTCACCAAAATCAATGAGAAGTATTTTGGCAACGCCAAGTAA
- a CDS encoding OFA family MFS transporter → MGFLDKERTIAGPGFNRWLVPPAALAIHLCIGMAYGFSVFWLPLSKAIGIKESVACSKDMSFLAEIFASNCDWKISMLGWIFTMFFVLLGTSAAIWGGWLEHVGPRKAGFVAALCWCGGLLISALGVYEHQIWLIWLGSGLIGGVGLGLGYISPVSTLIKWFPDRRGMATGMAIMGFGGGALIGSPLADKLMKFFATDISVGVWQTFVVMALIYLVFMMAGAFGYRIPPSGWKPAGWTPPVANSNAMITQNHVHASKVWGIPQFWLVWLVLCLNVSAGIGVIGMASPMLQEVFGGHLLGVSAKFTELTLEQKGAIAAIAAGFTGLISLFNIGGRFAWATCSDYIGRKMTYVVFFVLGFVLYVSLPWSGATGSVALFVAAVCLILSMYGGGFATVPAYLADLFGTQMVGAIHGRLLTAWATAGILGPVVVNYMREYQLGLGMPRESVYNTTMYILAGMLVLGLLCNLMIRPIAATHFMTPEELAREKQLAHEQASVKGDAVLPPEVMARIGSGGNPALLWLSWAAVVIPLIWGIAITLQKSAVLFK, encoded by the coding sequence ATGGGGTTTTTAGATAAAGAACGGACCATTGCAGGTCCGGGTTTTAACCGCTGGCTGGTGCCGCCGGCGGCGTTGGCGATACATCTGTGTATTGGCATGGCTTATGGTTTTTCGGTGTTCTGGTTGCCGTTGTCAAAGGCGATCGGGATCAAGGAATCGGTAGCGTGTTCCAAGGACATGAGTTTTTTAGCTGAAATATTCGCCAGCAATTGCGACTGGAAGATCTCGATGCTGGGCTGGATTTTCACCATGTTCTTTGTGTTGCTAGGAACGTCGGCGGCAATCTGGGGTGGCTGGCTGGAACACGTTGGCCCGCGCAAGGCTGGTTTTGTCGCCGCGCTGTGCTGGTGCGGCGGTTTGCTGATTTCGGCGCTGGGTGTGTATGAGCATCAGATATGGTTGATCTGGCTGGGCTCAGGCCTGATCGGCGGCGTCGGACTCGGGCTGGGATATATCTCGCCTGTGTCGACCCTGATCAAATGGTTTCCGGACCGCCGCGGCATGGCGACCGGCATGGCGATCATGGGCTTCGGCGGCGGTGCGCTGATCGGCAGTCCGCTGGCAGACAAGCTAATGAAATTTTTTGCGACCGATATTTCGGTCGGCGTGTGGCAGACGTTTGTAGTGATGGCCTTGATCTATCTTGTGTTCATGATGGCTGGCGCCTTCGGTTACCGGATCCCGCCTAGCGGCTGGAAACCAGCCGGATGGACACCGCCGGTGGCCAACAGCAACGCCATGATCACGCAAAACCACGTCCATGCCAGCAAGGTCTGGGGCATTCCGCAGTTCTGGCTGGTGTGGCTGGTGCTGTGTTTGAACGTATCGGCAGGTATCGGCGTGATCGGTATGGCGTCGCCGATGTTGCAAGAAGTGTTCGGTGGTCATTTGCTGGGTGTTAGCGCTAAATTCACTGAATTGACGCTGGAGCAAAAAGGCGCGATTGCAGCGATTGCAGCAGGATTTACCGGTTTGATCAGCCTGTTTAACATTGGCGGCCGCTTTGCCTGGGCTACTTGTTCCGACTATATCGGCCGCAAGATGACGTATGTGGTGTTCTTTGTACTCGGGTTTGTGTTGTATGTCAGTTTGCCTTGGTCTGGCGCGACCGGTAGCGTGGCCCTGTTTGTAGCGGCGGTGTGCCTGATCTTGTCGATGTACGGCGGCGGTTTCGCCACCGTGCCGGCTTATCTGGCTGACTTGTTCGGTACCCAGATGGTGGGCGCGATCCATGGTCGTTTGCTGACTGCGTGGGCGACGGCGGGGATTCTCGGACCGGTAGTGGTGAACTACATGCGCGAGTATCAGCTCGGCCTGGGCATGCCGCGTGAGTCGGTGTACAACACCACCATGTATATCCTGGCAGGCATGCTGGTGCTGGGTTTGCTGTGCAACCTGATGATTCGTCCGATCGCCGCAACGCATTTCATGACGCCGGAAGAACTGGCGCGCGAAAAGCAATTGGCGCACGAGCAGGCTTCGGTGAAGGGCGATGCAGTGTTGCCGCCGGAAGTCATGGCGCGTATCGGCAGTGGCGGCAATCCTGCGCTGTTGTGGCTGTCGTGGGCGGCGGTAGTTATTCCACTGATCTGGGGGATTGCCATCACCCTGCAAAAATCGGCAGTGCTGTTCAAGTAA
- a CDS encoding UvrD-helicase domain-containing protein, giving the protein MSAAIPDQADLPSAYRMNGDVVEAQAFTNAACDPRYSVVVEACAGSGKTWLLVARMLRLLLAGAAPSELLAITFTRKAAQEMRERLLELLHDLALQPEAKVRNLLLERGIAPQELAQVLPAARNLYERVLSSPQSLSIDTFHSWFARLLQIAPLASGVPHGYSLTEKTGELLADAYLRFMQSLNDEENNAIKQDLLALYQLTGDFSTRKLLNAFIDKRAEWWAVTRQGAEAPLEWLRELCGEDAETDARLSLWDDEKLSSQIKQIAWLLGQGSATNQKRATAIEMALTAGAAVENFDALCHQFFDDNGKPRSNGKAKDFLKALENSLGGNALDAFDEQFNVTGEALKLLRRRSFEPTVLSMNQHLFSVGNAYLECYQALKAEQRVFDFADLEWQAYRLLTNPETAAYLQSRLDTRYKHILLDEFQDTNPLQWSIVRAWLGAYGEDAGQPSVFVVGDPKQSIYRFRRAEPRVFEAARTLLQEQGATVLQANQTRRNASAIVEVLNASFRANPLFSAQTTLGETGGEVWRLPLVKQLAGDDADDASSPGLRNPLITAREESEDARRRDEGKQLAQALWLARQRLTVAQESGRRSLCWSDVMLLVKKRSHLGAYESALREASIPFMSDKRGGLLESLEISDLIALLTFLITPDDARALGHVLKSPIFGADDEDLISLAQRTERGWWVRLRAAAKDVNATHAVQRAVVLLEQWLQAAPRLPVHDLLDVILHQGQLLARYAQAASPLSRSQAIGNIETFIELALNMDGGRYPSLPKFIDALRGLQQASGGDAPDEASIDAATDAVRILTVHSAKGLEAPVVVLLDANHSKPARDDYGILCDWPQDAEAPQHFSAFGSSAERGAARDPLFNAEEGFKTQEDWNLLYVATTRAKQLLIISGVAGRSGGITEDSWYARLEQVPETAVAEAAEHMLDAVASGAQRFDQEIFDPPQLPPPVVAVAATFDSQVIAEGIALHGLLERVTQHGQWPAVLPDSETIARWLPCPLAMAKQVRQQAQTILAQKELAHFFDPALHLHARNEMEIIADSTVLRFDRVVVFEDEVWILDYKRNLLDSERATYTAQLRSYRQAAQPVFADKRLRTALLTVDGRLTEID; this is encoded by the coding sequence ATGAGCGCAGCGATCCCTGACCAGGCCGACTTGCCCAGCGCCTATCGCATGAACGGCGACGTGGTCGAAGCGCAGGCTTTTACCAACGCCGCCTGCGATCCGCGATATTCGGTCGTGGTGGAAGCCTGCGCCGGCAGCGGCAAGACATGGCTGCTCGTGGCGCGTATGTTGCGCCTGTTGCTGGCCGGTGCCGCGCCGTCTGAATTGCTGGCGATTACCTTTACCCGTAAAGCTGCGCAGGAAATGCGCGAACGCCTGCTGGAGTTGCTGCATGATCTGGCGCTGCAGCCAGAAGCCAAAGTGCGCAATTTACTGCTTGAGCGCGGCATTGCGCCGCAGGAACTGGCGCAGGTGCTGCCGGCAGCGCGTAATCTGTATGAACGTGTGCTGTCCAGTCCGCAAAGCCTGTCGATCGATACCTTCCACAGCTGGTTTGCGCGGCTGTTGCAAATCGCGCCGCTGGCCTCTGGCGTGCCGCATGGTTATTCTTTGACCGAGAAAACCGGTGAGCTGCTGGCAGATGCGTATCTGCGTTTCATGCAATCGCTGAACGATGAAGAGAACAACGCAATCAAACAGGATCTGCTGGCCCTGTATCAGTTGACCGGCGATTTCAGCACCAGAAAACTGCTCAATGCCTTTATCGACAAGCGCGCCGAGTGGTGGGCGGTGACCCGCCAAGGCGCCGAGGCGCCGTTGGAATGGCTGCGTGAATTGTGCGGCGAAGATGCTGAAACCGACGCCCGCTTATCGCTATGGGATGACGAGAAGCTGTCATCTCAAATCAAGCAGATCGCCTGGCTGCTGGGGCAAGGTTCAGCTACCAACCAGAAGCGTGCGACGGCGATTGAAATGGCGCTGACCGCAGGTGCTGCGGTGGAAAATTTCGACGCGCTGTGCCATCAGTTTTTTGACGACAACGGCAAGCCGCGCAGCAATGGTAAGGCCAAGGATTTTCTCAAGGCACTGGAAAACAGCCTGGGCGGTAATGCGCTTGACGCTTTCGATGAGCAGTTCAACGTTACAGGTGAAGCACTAAAACTGCTGCGCCGGCGCAGCTTCGAGCCCACAGTGCTGAGTATGAACCAGCATCTGTTCAGCGTCGGTAATGCCTATCTGGAATGCTATCAGGCGCTGAAGGCCGAGCAGCGCGTGTTCGATTTCGCCGATCTGGAATGGCAGGCCTATCGCTTGCTGACCAATCCGGAGACTGCGGCTTACTTGCAAAGCCGGCTCGATACGCGCTACAAGCATATCCTGCTCGATGAGTTCCAAGACACCAATCCGCTGCAATGGAGCATCGTGCGCGCCTGGCTTGGCGCTTACGGCGAAGACGCTGGCCAGCCCAGCGTGTTCGTGGTGGGTGATCCGAAGCAATCGATCTACCGTTTCCGGCGCGCTGAACCGAGGGTCTTTGAAGCTGCACGAACATTATTGCAAGAGCAGGGCGCAACGGTGTTGCAAGCCAACCAGACGCGCCGTAACGCAAGTGCGATTGTAGAAGTGCTGAATGCCAGTTTTCGCGCCAATCCGCTGTTTTCAGCGCAAACCACGCTAGGCGAAACCGGCGGGGAAGTTTGGCGGCTACCTTTGGTCAAGCAACTCGCAGGCGACGACGCGGACGATGCATCTTCGCCGGGCTTGCGTAATCCTTTGATCACGGCGCGCGAAGAGTCGGAAGATGCGCGCCGCCGCGATGAAGGTAAGCAGTTGGCGCAAGCGTTGTGGCTGGCCCGGCAACGACTGACCGTCGCTCAGGAAAGTGGCCGTCGCAGTCTGTGCTGGTCTGACGTGATGCTGCTGGTGAAGAAGCGCAGTCATCTCGGCGCTTACGAAAGTGCATTGCGTGAAGCCAGTATCCCGTTCATGTCGGACAAGCGCGGTGGCCTGCTGGAATCGCTGGAAATCTCCGACCTGATTGCCCTATTGACCTTTCTGATTACACCGGACGATGCGCGCGCGCTTGGTCACGTATTGAAATCGCCGATCTTCGGCGCCGACGATGAGGATCTGATCAGCCTGGCGCAACGCACCGAACGCGGCTGGTGGGTGCGTCTGCGAGCTGCTGCCAAGGATGTGAATGCGACTCATGCGGTGCAACGAGCAGTTGTTTTGCTGGAACAATGGCTGCAAGCTGCGCCGCGTTTACCTGTACATGATCTGCTGGATGTGATCTTGCATCAAGGACAGCTGCTGGCGCGCTACGCACAAGCAGCATCGCCGCTTTCGCGCAGCCAGGCTATTGGCAACATCGAAACTTTCATCGAGCTGGCGTTGAACATGGATGGCGGCCGTTATCCCAGCCTGCCGAAGTTCATTGACGCCTTGCGCGGACTGCAACAAGCCAGCGGCGGTGACGCGCCCGATGAAGCCAGCATCGATGCAGCTACCGACGCGGTGCGCATTCTGACGGTGCATAGCGCCAAGGGCCTGGAAGCTCCGGTGGTAGTTTTGCTGGACGCCAATCACAGCAAACCTGCGCGTGACGACTACGGCATCCTGTGCGACTGGCCGCAAGACGCGGAAGCGCCTCAGCATTTTTCTGCGTTCGGCAGTAGTGCGGAACGTGGCGCTGCGCGCGATCCTTTGTTTAACGCGGAAGAGGGCTTCAAGACCCAGGAAGACTGGAACTTACTCTACGTGGCTACGACGCGCGCCAAACAGTTGCTGATCATTAGCGGCGTCGCAGGAAGAAGCGGAGGTATCACGGAAGACAGCTGGTATGCGCGTCTTGAGCAAGTGCCTGAAACAGCCGTCGCCGAGGCCGCAGAACACATGCTGGATGCCGTTGCCAGCGGTGCGCAACGATTCGATCAAGAGATCTTCGACCCGCCGCAATTGCCGCCGCCGGTTGTTGCGGTTGCAGCGACTTTCGATAGCCAGGTCATTGCGGAAGGCATTGCCTTGCACGGTTTGCTGGAGCGCGTCACCCAGCATGGGCAGTGGCCGGCAGTGCTGCCGGACAGTGAGACTATCGCCCGCTGGCTGCCATGTCCGCTGGCGATGGCGAAGCAGGTGAGACAGCAGGCGCAAACCATTCTGGCGCAGAAGGAACTGGCGCATTTCTTTGATCCTGCCTTGCACCTGCACGCGCGAAATGAAATGGAAATAATCGCCGATAGCACGGTGTTGCGTTTCGACCGCGTAGTGGTATTTGAGGATGAAGTATGGATTCTTGATTACAAGCGCAATCTGCTGGATAGCGAGCGTGCAACCTACACGGCCCAGTTGCGCAGTTATCGGCAGGCAGCGCAGCCGGTGTTCGCCGATAAGCGCCTGCGAACCGCTTTGCTGACTGTGGACGGGCGTTTGACTGAGATTGACTAG
- a CDS encoding basic amino acid ABC transporter substrate-binding protein, which translates to MKRIFNLSLCVLSAALLMTACGKQESKTAETSEPKVYLVGAEATFAPFEYQNEQKEIVGFDVDVMNAVADKGGFKIKFVNTPFEGIFNFLAQGDRDLLASAITITDERKQTVDFSEPYFEAAQLIVVPKDSKVTQFADLKNMKVGVQSATTGDEIVQKELGKSNPNIKRLESATLVMKELEGGGVEAVVSDNGVIKNYIKNNPSEGFRFISDPAFPKEYYGIAVKKGNADLLAKVNKGLAAIKADGTYDKIYAKYFADTSK; encoded by the coding sequence ATGAAACGAATTTTCAATCTGAGTTTGTGCGTACTTTCCGCCGCACTGTTGATGACTGCCTGCGGCAAGCAAGAATCGAAAACGGCGGAGACCTCCGAGCCGAAGGTATACCTGGTGGGCGCCGAAGCGACTTTTGCGCCGTTCGAGTACCAGAATGAACAGAAGGAAATCGTCGGCTTCGATGTCGACGTCATGAACGCCGTAGCCGACAAAGGCGGTTTCAAGATCAAGTTCGTCAACACGCCGTTTGAAGGCATCTTCAACTTCCTGGCGCAGGGCGACCGCGATCTGCTGGCATCGGCCATCACCATCACCGACGAGCGCAAACAGACGGTCGATTTTTCGGAGCCCTACTTCGAAGCGGCTCAACTGATCGTGGTGCCTAAGGATTCCAAGGTCACCCAGTTTGCCGACCTGAAAAACATGAAGGTAGGCGTACAAAGCGCAACTACCGGCGACGAAATCGTGCAAAAGGAATTGGGCAAAAGCAATCCGAACATCAAGCGCCTGGAATCGGCGACGCTGGTGATGAAAGAACTGGAAGGCGGCGGAGTCGAAGCCGTAGTATCCGATAACGGCGTGATCAAGAACTACATCAAGAACAATCCCTCAGAAGGTTTCCGCTTCATTTCCGACCCGGCTTTTCCTAAAGAGTACTACGGTATCGCGGTCAAAAAGGGCAACGCGGATCTGTTAGCCAAGGTCAACAAGGGACTGGCGGCGATCAAGGCCGACGGCACTTACGACAAGATCTACGCCAAATACTTTGCCGACACATCCAAATAA
- a CDS encoding basic amino acid ABC transporter substrate-binding protein, whose amino-acid sequence MKQRYLPVLALLCSLTILAACGKKESTSAAATASTEYVVGADGAYAPFASENEQKELVGFDIEIMKAVADKAGIKVRIVNTPFDGLFNALAQGDRDILISTITINDQRKQSMDFSEPYFVAKQLIVLPKNSTVTKFDDLKALKIGVQSGTTADEAAQNLIGKNSPNVKRFESMPLSFQELEGGGVDAVVGDNGVVTNFVKNNPTKNFRIINDPSFPKEYYGIAVKKGNQELLAKINHGLEQIKADGTEDKIYKKYFADEKL is encoded by the coding sequence ATGAAACAACGATATCTTCCCGTCTTGGCGCTGCTGTGTTCGCTGACCATCCTGGCGGCATGCGGTAAAAAAGAAAGCACTTCCGCCGCGGCGACGGCCAGCACTGAGTATGTGGTCGGCGCTGACGGCGCCTACGCGCCTTTCGCTTCCGAAAATGAACAAAAGGAACTGGTCGGCTTCGACATCGAAATCATGAAAGCCGTGGCCGACAAGGCCGGCATCAAGGTCCGCATCGTCAATACGCCGTTCGATGGCTTGTTCAACGCACTGGCGCAAGGCGACCGCGACATCCTGATCTCCACCATCACGATCAACGACCAACGCAAGCAAAGCATGGATTTCTCCGAGCCCTACTTCGTCGCCAAGCAATTAATTGTGTTGCCGAAAAATTCCACGGTGACCAAGTTCGACGATTTGAAAGCGTTGAAGATCGGCGTCCAGAGCGGCACTACGGCCGATGAGGCGGCACAGAATCTGATCGGCAAGAACAGCCCCAACGTCAAGCGCTTCGAGTCGATGCCCTTGTCGTTCCAGGAACTGGAAGGCGGCGGCGTCGACGCTGTAGTTGGCGACAACGGCGTCGTCACCAATTTCGTCAAGAACAATCCGACCAAGAATTTCCGCATCATCAATGACCCTAGCTTCCCGAAAGAGTATTACGGTATTGCTGTAAAAAAGGGCAATCAGGAATTACTGGCGAAGATCAATCATGGCCTCGAACAAATCAAGGCAGACGGCACCGAAGACAAGATATATAAAAAATATTTTGCGGATGAAAAACTGTAA
- a CDS encoding formate dehydrogenase subunit gamma: MQIEPSSHVPQAVPSDPSVDLNQVRIIIEEFKTLPGAMLPVLHAIQDALGYVPPSVVPLIADELNLSRAEVHGVISFYHHFRQQPAGRHIVQICRAEACQAVGADALAAHAKAALGCDFHGTSSDGQFTLEPVYCLGQCACGPNMQIDDDLHARVSNDKFNRVVRAKRGVQ, translated from the coding sequence ATGCAAATCGAGCCAAGCTCTCACGTTCCGCAAGCTGTACCTTCGGATCCGTCTGTCGACCTGAACCAGGTCAGGATCATCATTGAAGAATTCAAGACGCTTCCCGGCGCCATGCTGCCCGTGCTGCACGCGATCCAGGATGCGCTCGGTTATGTGCCGCCTTCAGTGGTGCCGCTGATCGCCGACGAGCTGAACCTGTCGCGAGCCGAAGTGCACGGCGTCATCAGCTTCTATCATCATTTCCGCCAGCAGCCGGCCGGACGCCATATCGTGCAGATCTGCCGCGCCGAGGCCTGTCAGGCAGTCGGCGCTGATGCACTGGCCGCCCACGCAAAGGCAGCCCTGGGCTGTGATTTCCATGGCACTAGCAGCGATGGCCAGTTCACCTTGGAACCGGTGTATTGCCTGGGGCAATGCGCCTGCGGTCCGAACATGCAGATTGACGACGATTTGCATGCCCGCGTCAGTAACGACAAATTCAATCGTGTGGTACGCGCCAAGCGAGGTGTTCAATGA
- a CDS encoding amino acid ABC transporter permease, translating into MDFRWSIIQGYAPLFVKGFFMTLQVAVISIIIGTILGLFLGMLRLAEVKQGPWKWPFRVVKGLAGFYVAFFRGTPLFVQILLIHFAVMPVLIHQDNGLLISGELARTIKQDYGAFISGIVALSLNAGAYISEIFRAGIQSIDRGQTYAASSLGMGYKATMRYVVLPQAFRRMLPPLGNEAITLLKDSSLVSAIGLAELAYAARTVAGAYSRYWEPYITISVVYFAMTMCLATLVGRLEKKYAAPHHR; encoded by the coding sequence ATGGATTTCCGCTGGAGCATCATACAAGGCTACGCGCCGCTATTCGTCAAAGGCTTCTTCATGACGCTGCAGGTCGCCGTGATCAGTATCATCATCGGCACCATCCTCGGATTATTTCTAGGCATGCTGCGCCTGGCTGAAGTCAAGCAAGGGCCATGGAAATGGCCTTTCCGCGTGGTGAAAGGACTGGCCGGTTTCTATGTGGCGTTCTTCCGCGGCACGCCGCTGTTCGTGCAGATCCTGCTTATCCACTTTGCGGTGATGCCGGTGCTGATCCATCAAGACAACGGTTTGCTGATTTCCGGCGAACTGGCGCGCACCATCAAGCAAGACTACGGTGCATTCATCTCTGGCATTGTGGCCTTGTCGCTGAACGCCGGCGCCTATATTTCCGAAATTTTCCGCGCGGGCATCCAATCCATCGACCGTGGCCAAACCTATGCGGCATCCAGCCTCGGCATGGGTTACAAAGCGACCATGCGTTATGTGGTGCTGCCGCAGGCATTCCGCCGCATGCTGCCGCCGCTGGGCAACGAAGCCATCACCCTGCTCAAGGATTCGTCGCTGGTATCCGCCATCGGCCTGGCCGAATTGGCATATGCCGCCCGGACCGTCGCCGGCGCCTATTCGCGCTACTGGGAACCGTACATCACGATTTCCGTTGTCTACTTCGCCATGACCATGTGCCTGGCGACACTGGTGGGCCGGCTGGAAAAGAAATACGCAGCACCACATCATCGTTGA